TGGGCGAGGAAGATAATGGCGGCGGTCGCGAGTCGCGCGTAGAAACGGCGGTGGCGGTGGCGGCTGCAGTGAGAACGAACCGATCGATGTGCTGTATTTGACAGGAGAATAGGTTGAAAGGGGATCCGAATCGCCGTTAAAGTTTTAACATTATTTAACAATGTATCTCTAAAGTTTAGGGACTAAAATGGTTGCTTTGAAATGATTAAGGGCGACCACAAACAAATAGTGTTTATCaagaaaaatcacaaaatctcgATTAACTCAAATTAACCAACACTTCGCAAAACGTTTGATATCCACCCGCAAGTAATTACAGgacaatatatatttaaaaaacgtAAAAACCAAATTCCGTTACCAGCCAGAAAAGAACAACGGAGGTGAAAACGGAAACGAAAGCCCCGAACTGTTGATTCTAATCACGGTTTGAGCATCAGCGCCGAGGCGAGACGATTGGCGGCAAATCTTCGTCGCAGTTTGGAGGGTAGATTCGATGCGAAGCTTAATGAATTGTTCGTAAAACCAGAAGTTGCTAAAAGACAAAGAAATCGCTGTTTGCTATGTTTAacgtttttaaaaaagtaaatcCGTGGTGACtcaagtaaaatttaaaacttgcaGCTCTGCTCGTCTCGCCCTTTAACAGTGTTGAAGTAAACATCAGCAATGGAGTTCACGCACAGGTCGTGGCGAGCCGGGAAGCCCCCGCCACCGAAGAATTCCGACCTTTTTTCTACGATCGTGATCCATGATGGTTCCAGAGACAACGTGTCGTCAAGAGATCCCAAACCGGACTCAGATTCAACGGGTATATATGCGACAATGATATATAAAGATGATGCGAATGAGGACGAGGAAGATTCACTCCCTCCGCTGTTGAAACGACTTCCCAAAGACTTTGGTGGAGGCGGGGATGACATCATGGGGTCCGATGATGACGACGCGTCTGCCTCTATTTCTGGGACGATGATTGTGAAGACTGACAGAAGAATGTCGAATTTTTCGGATAGAAATATGAAGGTCTCTTCGCCTTATGCAAAGGGGAGGAGCTCGGTGACGCCGTTTAGGGAGAGGAGAAGCCCTAGAGGAAGAACTGTTGATGAAGAGGAGAGTACGGGTGATTTTTCGACATTTGTGGTTAGGGGGAGAGATGAAAACGATGAAAATGGGGATGAGGATGAGATGGAGGACGGAATGGGGACGGTGGTGAGAAGGGGTGGCGGTGGTGGAGGTGAGACAATGAGGAAGGCGGTGGAGAGTATGCAAAAGGTGGGAGTAATGGGATATGACAGGAGGAGGAAAAGTAGCGGCGATAGTGTTGGGGGGAGTGGCCGGGGCATTGGCGAGGGAAGTGTTGGGGGAGGGATTAGACAGCTGAGGCACCAGGGGTACGTGTCCTCTAGCTCGATACCAGAGAGCATGACAAGGGAAGACCCCTCTACTAAGTACGAGTTGCTCCACGAACTTGGTAAAGATTGAGTTTAAGTTCAATTTGTTTGCTTGCTATCAATGAAATCATAGTTTTTTTCATCCAGTTGacccaattttttttccaatattATTCATACGGAATATGTTCTTGTTTCTTGGCTAAATTATGTGGCGGTATTTCTTTTTCTATCTCAAAACTTCTACTGGTGTTGCTGTTGTTGAATCAAATGTGAACATCCTGCTTAACTAGAAGTAATAGCTGATACATAACTTTTTCCTGGTTTTGAGTGTAGATTATCTTTTAAGGAATGTGAATCTGTTATTGCATTAGTATATGAGTGAACTAAAAGCACGAATCATTGGTTACAGAATGTTTATTGACAGATTTAAATCATACTTTTTAGGCATTTATTTATGCCAGAAGAAATATAAATCAGTGTTGTTATCTGCTAACCTGGCTGTTGCTAAAATTTAGAACAGTAATAAGCCCTGCAGTAACTACTGACAGAGATGAAACATAAGGAAAATGATCTGAATAAATTTCAAAGTAACTCATGTTGAATCAGAACTAAACATGCGATGGTAGTGAAAACATGTAACTCGTGAAGCTCTCAAAAGTGGTGGGCACCACATCTGGATGATTTCCGGGGAGCAAATCCTCCACTTAACATAAGTACGCAAATTGGGCATCAAGTATACTAGCTAACCTGTATCATATCACAAAAAGGAAATTGATAACTAGTATAAATACCATGCACTTGCGCAAAGCATGTGGGAAATCTTCTCCTTGTATTTAACAGGTTGTACTTGTTGTATTGCCAAGTTACTCTTCTTTATATGGAAGATTTGGGTATTGACTTCTTTAAAGTTTAAGCATACTTGTACAAATTTTGTGGTGTCAGAGGGCACGGTTTTTGTAGCTTTATTTCGAATAGTCAAGGTATTGATATCATggatatttatttctttacaatttttaaaaaatatgaacataGTATTACAATCCTCATCTAGATGACGTAATGCACCAAACAATCAGAATATGAACTTTCTGCATGGTCTTTCTTTTTTCGTCTCATTTCACATTGTTATAAATTGGCTGGTGAAATTGGGCTGACTTGTGGAGAAATTCCGGCAAACAGGGAAAGGTTCATATGGAGCAGTGTATAAAGCTCGAGATGTAAGAACTTCAGAATTGGTTGCTATCAAAGTTATATCATTGTCTGAAGGGGTATGAACTCAATTTATTGTTTATGCTACAGCCTCTGATATTTTTTAgtgaattattttcaaatatataaagcATGTGTTATTAGGAGGAAGGTTATGAAGAGATTCGAGGTGAAATTGAGATGCTGCAGCAGTGTAGTCATCCAAATGTTGTTCGCTATCTTGGGAGCTACCAAGGAGAGGAATATCTTTGGGTATGACAAATATTATACGTgactattgtttttttttaatatactcATATGATGAGCAGTAATCGTGGccctttgttttgttttgttgtttgtttgtttttttggtTGTTTGCTTGGATTCAGTTATTGTATTTTACTACTATATCCCCAGCCTTCAACTGAGTGTGAATTCGATTAACCATTTGAAATTTGCAAATTTGGACTTGTTGGCAGATAGTGATGGAGTACTGTGGGGGTGGAAGCGTTGCTGACTTGATGAATGTTACTGATGATCCTCTCGAGGAGTATCAAATAGCTTATATTTGCAGAGAAGCATTGAAGGTGCCCTTgaatttgataagatttggTTATTAAAGTTACTGATGGTTTATTTATATGATAGTCAATGGGATTTTTGCATTTAATGATAGAAATAAATGGTCATTTGCATATCAAATAATTTGGCATCTGTATTAATGCATACAATAATTGGCATGCCTAGTATAATTTGTCCTTGTATATGTCTGTTGGTTCTGCCTGGCTCTTCTTATCAGTTCGCTGCTTCTGGATTGAAAAAGTGAAAATGCATGTACCCATCACCATTAAAGAAAACAAAGATCTGTAGTTGTGGTTATTTAGGAATGTTCCACATGTTTTTTGGGTCTCATATTGTTTCTGTATTGCGCAGGGTCTATCCTATCTGCATTCAATTTTCAAGGTGCATAGAGATATTAAAGGCGGTAATATTTTGTTGACTGACCAGGGAGAGGTCAAGTTGGGTAAGCCTTAAGATTTTCACTTCAAGTATATGTCTCTGGCAAAAACATCAACCTGATTCATATATTTCTCCTTTGGATATCCTTAaaaatttcaatcctaatttgTTGAACAGTTGATCATGAACTTCAATATGACTGTATTAGTGCATTAATGCTCATAAATTTGATCAATATATTCTTACTTCTTTGTTGCGTGCTGGTCACTGTTTATTTCAATGGAAATTAAGGACAACTAACATCTACAGGTGATTTTGGTGTTGCTGCGCAGTTGACAAGAACCATGTCCAAGCGTAATACGGTATACCTTACTTATTCCTATTAAATTGATACATAATCTCTTTTAATGTTGTTCCCTGATATAGACTATAAtaccataaaaaattaatttttgaaacaaaattcacaaaaattatGATGGTCAATGCTGTTGAAGATGCTCTTTCTCTTTCGATTTTTTGGCTAAGAGTGAATATTGAAACATTGTTGTCACAATTTTTAGAAGACAAGTGTTTTGTTGATATCTGCTTATTAATGTTAGCATACCCCTGATATTTTTTCAGTTTATTGGCACCCCTCATTGGATGGCTCCTGAAGTTATCCAAGAAAGCCGTTATGACGGCAAGGTATTTGTGTTTGTTGATGATTTTTGACTGAGTGGAGCAACTATTTGATGTTTATTCTACTTAACAATTAAAATGATGTTCTGAATAGAAGGATGTGTAGTTGCTGGCGTTCAGATTTCACATTTCATTTTTGTCAGGTAGATGTATGGGCTCTTGGAGTCTCTGCTATTGAAATGGCTGAGGTATGCTCATCAATTTGTCTAGTTGAAGAACAGCTATATTCTAGTGTTTTACTTAATGCCAAGTGCCAACTTTATCCCCTATTTTGGAAGTAATTCAATGTTATTAATACTGCTATCTTGTTGATCCTTGACATCTTTTCCAGGGTCTTCCTCCAAGAGCAACTGTACATCCCATGAGGGTAAATTTACAAACCGACTGTTTTACATTTATTTTGAGTTGAACCGTCATGTTGCAATTTCAGATTCAAATTATGAAGTTCTGAGTATCCAGGTTGAATCTCATTTGCTTAAGgaacaacaaaaataaatctCCAGGAAACACCGAGATGAATTTGCATAGATTTAATGCATATGAAGATGGAAAGGCTCAGACTAGAATCCGAAGTTGTGATAGACTTCCATAGCCATTGTAGGAAAATAACTGAAACATGGAATTGCTGTGAATAAGGGACTGTGCAAGCAGATTGTTCAATTTAATTAAGCCAAGAGGTTGGAAACGTAGAAAAATAAACAATAGCAATAGTCATTATATACTGTCCTTTGCTCTCATCGGATTCcatttatacaaaataaaatatcagcAGACTGTGAATGTCTACTTTGGATTATCCTCTGAATGTAAATTATTCTGCACAAATAATATTTACTTGATTCTGGAGGTGGACACTGTTAAAAGGTTGTATAATTGAGCCTGGTTTTCATTCCAAAGTCGTCTTTTTTAGTATTTAACTGACTGGACGTGTCCTTTATTGCAACTATCTTCTTTCTATGATAAGATGTTTAAATTTGGTGGTTTAACATTTTTGAAATTTGTGGTAGGTATTGTTTATGATTTCCATCGAACCTGCTCCAATGCTTGAGGATAAAGAAAAATGGTTTGTCCtgatatttcttttaatttgtggCATCTTTACCTATATACTTTCACCACACACCGCTGACTTATTGCAgaaaattataaagctaaatgctgaaatattttttatatttgaggCCACTGTTCTCACTTATACTGTATTATATGCCTGTTCTTTGGTTATGTTGATTAGCCAAAGAGTGGTGGCCACTTCCAAAATTGCCTTTCCTTAGAAAAGATTACTTACAGGAATATGGCTGCTCGTCTCCTATTTTCCTGTAACAGTTGCTTAACTTTGCTATACACCGAGTATTTCATTTTTGAGAATCAACATCGAAAAACTTATGAGTTTCAATTTTCTGCCAAATGTGCAATTATAATGATTAACAGATTAGGAGGGCACTCTATTTTATTAGTGGTTATTCCTAGGTATTCATGTGttgaaattgatttaaattgtttttctgTGTTGTTCCCAGTAGTTTTTATAT
This window of the Primulina huaijiensis isolate GDHJ02 chromosome 3, ASM1229523v2, whole genome shotgun sequence genome carries:
- the LOC140974558 gene encoding serine/threonine-protein kinase 1-like isoform X1, whose amino-acid sequence is MEFTHRSWRAGKPPPPKNSDLFSTIVIHDGSRDNVSSRDPKPDSDSTGIYATMIYKDDANEDEEDSLPPLLKRLPKDFGGGGDDIMGSDDDDASASISGTMIVKTDRRMSNFSDRNMKVSSPYAKGRSSVTPFRERRSPRGRTVDEEESTGDFSTFVVRGRDENDENGDEDEMEDGMGTVVRRGGGGGGETMRKAVESMQKVGVMGYDRRRKSSGDSVGGSGRGIGEGSVGGGIRQLRHQGYVSSSSIPESMTREDPSTKYELLHELGKGSYGAVYKARDVRTSELVAIKVISLSEGEEGYEEIRGEIEMLQQCSHPNVVRYLGSYQGEEYLWIVMEYCGGGSVADLMNVTDDPLEEYQIAYICREALKGLSYLHSIFKVHRDIKGGNILLTDQGEVKLGDFGVAAQLTRTMSKRNTFIGTPHWMAPEVIQESRYDGKVDVWALGVSAIEMAEGLPPRATVHPMRVLFMISIEPAPMLEDKEKWSLVFHDFIAKCLTKDTRLRPTATEMLKHKFIEKCKSGASAMLPKIEKAKQIRASMAVQAHNIESGTIVSRDGPLENPTSPEAIVSTVPSRPQYDQHTTRAISIKDKEYPYDEVQSAMEGDYGTVVVHDKLEIDKLATQAALIRSDEFSAFTRHTGSPSVSGLGDKAVDPWMDITTHIGTPTEESQEPLTLSVSPEQNLKGNSIPRAMVGKGDRLNDASLTSEAVSRKALDKLWSIYSAGNTVPIPFLRATDISPIALLSDNVLGGWQRDNGGNVAMEAMQELFSSDAQPKKGRSRQNEVPLPPNVYQRLTSSPTLMNLAQALAYHKMCYEEMPLQEIQAAQEQQTIQNLSDTLRTILRL
- the LOC140974558 gene encoding serine/threonine-protein kinase 1-like isoform X2; this translates as MEFTHRSWRAGKPPPPKNSDLFSTIVIHDGSRDNVSSRDPKPDSDSTGIYATMIYKDDANEDEEDSLPPLLKRLPKDFGGGGDDIMGSDDDDASASISGTMIVKTDRRMSNFSDRNMKVSSPYAKGRSSVTPFRERRSPRGRTVDEEESTGDFSTFVVRGRDENDENGDEDEMEDGMGTVVRRGGGGGGETMRKAVESMQKVGVMGYDRRRKSSGDSVGGSGRGIGEGSVGGGIRQLRHQGYVSSSSIPESMTREDPSTKYELLHELGKGSYGAVYKARDVRTSELVAIKVISLSEGEEGYEEIRGEIEMLQQCSHPNVVRYLGSYQGEEYLWIVMEYCGGGSVADLMNVTDDPLEEYQIAYICREALKGLSYLHSIFKVHRDIKGGNILLTDQGEVKLGDFGVAAQLTRTMSKRNTFIGTPHWMAPEVIQESRYDGKVDVWALGVSAIEMAEGLPPRATVHPMRVLFMISIEPAPMLEDKEKWSLVFHDFIAKCLTKDTRLRPTATEMLKHKFIEKCKSGASAMLPKIEKAKQIRASMAVQAHNIESGTIVSRDGPLENPTSPEAIVSTVPSRPQYDQHTTRAISIKDKEYPYDEVQSAMEGDYGTVVVHDKLEIDKLATQAALIRMDITTHIGTPTEESQEPLTLSVSPEQNLKGNSIPRAMVGKGDRLNDASLTSEAVSRKALDKLWSIYSAGNTVPIPFLRATDISPIALLSDNVLGGWQRDNGGNVAMEAMQELFSSDAQPKKGRSRQNEVPLPPNVYQRLTSSPTLMNLAQALAYHKMCYEEMPLQEIQAAQEQQTIQNLSDTLRTILRL